The Anaeromyxobacter sp. Fw109-5 genomic interval ACGCGGCCAGGCTCGCCGACCACTTCTGCCTCACCACGCGGCGCAAGGTGCGGGCGCTCTTCGGCGCCCTCTGGAGCAACGACGACGCGAAGGCGTACGCGATGGGCCGCGCGGTGCTCGACGGCAAGTACGAGTGGCTGGAGAAGGGCGGCATCGGCCTCGACGTCACCGTCGAGGAGCTCCGGCCGAGGCTCCCCGGGGCGACGCCCGCGAGGCCCGCCGCCGTGGGCGAGGGATCGCGGCCGCCCGTGTTCGCCGAGCCGCAGCCGGTGTCGTGAGCCGGCGCCGAGCTCGTCGCCCGACAGGGCAAGGTGCGGACGCCCGCTCCGGTCGAACCGGGGCGGGCGTCCTCGCGTGGCGCGTCAGCGCCGACGCCGCGGCGCCAATACGCTCCCGCTTGCTTCACGTGAAGTGCTACTCTTCTCGCTCCCTCGTGCATTCGGGAGGCCCGTGTCGACCAGCGCGCTCACGCTCGCCCTCGTGATGGCGACGACCGCGCAGGCGACCCCTTGTGGCGGCGCACCCGGCGAGCCGGTCGACGTGGCACAGGCGGAGCGCATGCTCGCGCTCCTGGGCGACGTCGCCGCGGGACGGAGCGGGCTCGCGCACGTCGAGGTAGTGCTCGCCGACCCGCGGACGGACCTCGTCATCGCGCAGATGAACGTCGGCCGGACGGTCACGAAGGTTCGGTACGCGCAGCTTCTGCGCGACTTCGTGGCGGGCCGGGAGCCACGGCTCGAGCCCGACGCGGACCTGCGTGCCCAGCGAGGCGCGAAGGCCCTCCGCGACGTGCTTCGCATCCTGCGCTGGGGTGCGGGGCACACGGACCTGCTCGCCGAGCGGCTCTCCGCGCTGCGACGGAGCGACCCGGCTGCGGAGGCGTATCGACGTGCAGGCGCCGCGCTCCCGGTCCCGCTCGACCGGGGCACCCGGCTGCACATCGTCATGGGCGGCCGCGCCGGCGGCGCCGCGATCGGGGACGACGTGTACTTCGATCTGCTCGCCTACAGCGCCTTCGAGTCCACGGGAGAGGTGCCGGCGTTCACCCCGGACGCGGCGGTCGCGACGTTCGCGCACGAGCTGCACCACCTCGGGCTCACGGCCGCGCTCGAGAGCTTCCCACCGGCACTGCACCTCGATCCGCGTTCCGCGCGCGCCTTCGGCCTCGTGAAGCTGCTCGTCCTGGAGGGAAGCGCCACCTGGCTCGTGGACGCGGAGCGCGACCCCGCGCGCCTCCGCCGCGACGCGTCCGTGGCGCGAGAGCTCGAGCGCGGCGACGCGCTGCTCGCCGACGTCGAGCGGCTGCTCCAGGGGGCGCTCTCCGGCGAGCTCGACGGTCCTGCGTGCGAGGCGGCGCGCGCGCCACTCCTCGCGGGCGGATTCCACGCCGCCGGCGCGCTGCTGCTCCAGGCGATCGATCGCACGGGAGGCAGGGACGCGGTGCTGACCGTCCTGCGCGATCCGCGCAGGCTGCTCGTCTCCTATGACGAGGCCGTCCGAGACGGAGCCGAAGGTCGCACGTTCGACGCCGGCCTCGCGCAGGCGATCGGGCATCTAGGGGAGGATCGCGGCAAGGAAGCGCCAGGTCATCCGCAGCCGCTCGATCGCATTCACGGTCCGTGACTTGAGTCGGCGGACGTTGCCCGACCCCGACCCCGACCCCCATCGACGTTCCCGGCCTCGACGTCGCCTACGGCGGGGGCGGCGCCAGCGCCCGGATCCCCTCCGCGATCGCCCGGCACACGTTGTCGACGAGGTCCTCGCGCGCGTTCACGACGTACACGTGCGGCCCGACCGCCCACGTCTCGCGGAACAGGCGCCGGAGCGGACCCGCGCCGCCACCCCGGGCGAGCGCGAGCTCGAACATCGGAACGATCTTGTCTCCGAGGCGCAGCGCGGTGTCGACGACGAAGAGCGCCACGTCGGGCCGGACCGCCGCGACGCGACGGAGGAATGAGCCGACCTCCGCCTGGGTGACGTGCTTGGGCGGGGACGACTTCACCTCGAGGTACAGGAGCTTCCCCTCCCCGGCCGCGACGACGTCGAGATCGCCGCCCACCCCCGGCGCGCCGGAGCGGATGCCGGTCGCCACCTCCAGCGCGAGCCGGGTGCGCAGCTCCTCCGCGAGCCACCACTCCAGCGTCCCACCGAACGTGCGCGGGCGGTGGAGCAGCCGGTAGCGGCCGCGGGCGAGCGGGGCGGCCATCCCGAGCGCGACGAGGGCCTCCGCCATGGCGCGCGCCTTCTCCGCCGGGACGTAGCGGGTCGCCTGGCCCGGCGTGAAGCCGTCGCCGCGCAGGATCGCGCCGCGCAGGAACAGCCGGAAGGCGTAATGGCGCAGCCGCTCGACGAGCGACGCGACCGCGACGGGATCGTGCTCCGGCGCGAACGGCAGATCCGGGCGCGAGGGCCGGGGATCGAGGCCGCGCCGCCGCAGCATGGCCAGCGGCTCCGAGATCGGCGGGCGGACCGCCCCGGGCGGCGTCGCGCGAGCGGCGCGCGCCTCCAGCTCGGCCGCGGTGCGCCGCGCTCGCATGGACGTTCAGGGCCCCCTCCGGGCTCCCTCCTGACGCCGCTCGCCGGGCCTGGACCATGGCGTGATTCGCATCACCGAAGGTGATCGCGAATCACGAACCATGGTCTAGCGAGCGGCCGTGTAGAGCTTCACCGCGAACCAGGCCCGCTCGTCCGTCCAGGTCCGCTCCGGCCGCCAGCCGGCGATGAGGGCCAGGGCGTCGAAGGCGCGCGTCTCCCACTTGTACGCGCTCTCCGTGTGGATGGTCTCCCCCGCGCGGAAGGCGAAGCTCTCCCCGGCCACGTTCACGAGCTGGGGCTCGAGGCTCTCGAGGTGCATCTCGACGCGGGAGAGGCGCGGATCGAAGACGGCGCGGTGGCGGAACGCCGAGAGCCGGAAGTCTCCGCCGAGCTCGCGGTTCATGCGCGCGAGCAGGTTGAGGTCGAACGCGGCGGTCACGCCGCGCGCGTCGTCGTACGCGCGGACGAGCGTCCGCTCGTCCTTGGCCAGGTCCACGCCGATGACGAGCGCCCCGCCCGGACCGGCGTCCCGAGCCATGCGCCGCAGCAGCGAGACCGCCTCGGGAGGATCGAAGTTGCCGATGGTCGAGCCGGGGAAGAACGCCACCCGCCGGCGGGCCGGGAGGTCGCCGAGCGGCAGCGCCACGGGCCCGGTGAAGTCCGCCACGATGGGCCGCACCCCCAGCCGCGGGAACTGTCGGCGCAGGGACTCGGCGCCCTCGAGCAGCGCCTCCCTCGAGATGTCCACCGGCACGTACCCCGCCGGCCGCTCCAGCGCGGAGAGCAGGAGCGCCGTCTTCCTGCCGCTGCCCGCCCCGGGCTCGAACACGAGCGCGCCGGGGCCGATGGCCTCCGCGATCTCCTCGGCGTGGCCCTCGAGGATCCCCAGCTCGGTCCGCGTCGGGTAGTACTCCGCCTGCTCGCAGATCAGCTCGAACAGCGCCGAACCGCGCCGGTCGTAGAGCCACTTCGGCGGAAGGGTCTTGCGCGGCGCCGACAGTCCGCGCACCACGTCCTCGCGGAACCGGGCCGACTCGCTCGACCGCTGCTCCACCCCGATGCTCGCACCCTCGAGTCCGATCACGCCCGCTACCTCGCCAGTCGTACGCCGGTGAACTGCCATCGCGCGTCCGGGTAGAAGAAGTTCCGGTACGTCGGACGCACGTGACCCCGCGGCGTGGCGCACGAGCCGCCGCGCAGGGTGAGCTGGCTGACCATGAACTTGCCGTTGTACTCGCCGAGGGCTCCCGTCAGCGGACGGAAGCCGGGGTACGGCGCGTAGGCGGAGGAGGTCCACTCCCAGACGTCGCCGAGGAGCTGGCGGAGCCCGGGCGCCGCCGAGGCGGGGGCCGGATGGCAGCGCCCGTCGTCGGCGAACGTCCCATCCTCCCGGGCGCCGGCCGCCGCCGACTCCCACTCGGTCTCGGTGGGCAGGCGCGCCCCCGTCCAACGGGCGTAGGCGTCGGCCTCGAAGTAGGAGACGTGCGCCACCGGCTCGGCGGGATCGAGCGGGCGCGACCCGGCGAGCGTGAACACGCGCCACGCGTCGCGGTCGCCCAGCTCCCAGTAGAGCGGCGCCCGCCAGCCGTGGCGCTGCACCGCCGCGAAGCCGTCGGAGAGCCAGAGCTCGGGCCGCCGGTAGCCGCCGTCGTCCATGAACGCGAGCCACTCCCCGTTCGTCACCGGCCGGCTCGCGAGCGCGTACGGCTCGAGCAGGGCGCGGTGGCGCGGCCGCTCGTTGTCGAACGCGAACCCGTGAGCGGGCGCGCCGATCTCGACCGTCCCGCCCGCGCGCTCGACGAAGGCGAGCGGGGGGGCCGCGGTGGCGGGTGGCCGCGCGGGGAGCGCCTCGGGCGCGTAGGCCGGGCGCAGGGGGTTGGAGAAGAACGCGTGCTTCACGTCGGTGAGGAGGAGCTCCTGGTGCTGCTCCTCGTGCGCGATCCCCACCTCGACCACGTCCAGGAGCTCGTCCGCGGGTCGGCCGGCGAGCGCGCCCGCCAGGCGCTCGTCCACGTTCGCGCGGTAGCGGACCACCTCGTCGAGCGGCGGCCGCGACAGCAGCCCGCGCCGC includes:
- a CDS encoding DUF5700 domain-containing putative Zn-dependent protease — its product is MSTSALTLALVMATTAQATPCGGAPGEPVDVAQAERMLALLGDVAAGRSGLAHVEVVLADPRTDLVIAQMNVGRTVTKVRYAQLLRDFVAGREPRLEPDADLRAQRGAKALRDVLRILRWGAGHTDLLAERLSALRRSDPAAEAYRRAGAALPVPLDRGTRLHIVMGGRAGGAAIGDDVYFDLLAYSAFESTGEVPAFTPDAAVATFAHELHHLGLTAALESFPPALHLDPRSARAFGLVKLLVLEGSATWLVDAERDPARLRRDASVARELERGDALLADVERLLQGALSGELDGPACEAARAPLLAGGFHAAGALLLQAIDRTGGRDAVLTVLRDPRRLLVSYDEAVRDGAEGRTFDAGLAQAIGHLGEDRGKEAPGHPQPLDRIHGP
- the egtD gene encoding L-histidine N(alpha)-methyltransferase; translation: MIGLEGASIGVEQRSSESARFREDVVRGLSAPRKTLPPKWLYDRRGSALFELICEQAEYYPTRTELGILEGHAEEIAEAIGPGALVFEPGAGSGRKTALLLSALERPAGYVPVDISREALLEGAESLRRQFPRLGVRPIVADFTGPVALPLGDLPARRRVAFFPGSTIGNFDPPEAVSLLRRMARDAGPGGALVIGVDLAKDERTLVRAYDDARGVTAAFDLNLLARMNRELGGDFRLSAFRHRAVFDPRLSRVEMHLESLEPQLVNVAGESFAFRAGETIHTESAYKWETRAFDALALIAGWRPERTWTDERAWFAVKLYTAAR
- the egtB gene encoding ergothioneine biosynthesis protein EgtB, which gives rise to MASSSGGAGGAERAAALAERLARVRRRTLELAAPLSPEDALVQSMPDASPAKWHLAHTSWFFEAFVLPRVEQAFRPFHEAYAYLFNSYYEAVGPRQPRPRRGLLSRPPLDEVVRYRANVDERLAGALAGRPADELLDVVEVGIAHEEQHQELLLTDVKHAFFSNPLRPAYAPEALPARPPATAAPPLAFVERAGGTVEIGAPAHGFAFDNERPRHRALLEPYALASRPVTNGEWLAFMDDGGYRRPELWLSDGFAAVQRHGWRAPLYWELGDRDAWRVFTLAGSRPLDPAEPVAHVSYFEADAYARWTGARLPTETEWESAAAGAREDGTFADDGRCHPAPASAAPGLRQLLGDVWEWTSSAYAPYPGFRPLTGALGEYNGKFMVSQLTLRGGSCATPRGHVRPTYRNFFYPDARWQFTGVRLAR